The proteins below come from a single Vanacampus margaritifer isolate UIUO_Vmar chromosome 10, RoL_Vmar_1.0, whole genome shotgun sequence genomic window:
- the LOC144058703 gene encoding protocadherin gamma-C5-like isoform X50 gives MKEVEDGKLVPELVLEKTLDRERKSSHQLLLTALDGGNPVMSGTAQITVTVLDNNDNFPVFDKNLYKAYLLENIAKDTFILKLTATDADEGQNGEVEYFFSKRTPDSVLSVFKLNSQTGEIFLKGDLDYEKIAFYKIEVTAKDKGMPEMESHCRVQIDVIDINDNTPEIILTSEPQPVREDAPSGSVVALLTSRDADSGNNSKVTLQLPKGSPFILKPSFSNNYALVTSGALDRERVSEYNIEITATDSGSPPLSSKKMIAVSITDVNDNPPVFSQSSYNVYLKENGVAGSILYSVSASDLDAGENAKVSYSIVDSKVHDVSVSSYVYVNSENGSIYSMHSFDYEKVKVFEVQVEAKDQGSPSLSSNASVHVFILDQNDNAPAVIYPSPHAASHLRVPRSAKAGYLLSKVTAVDADSGHNAWISYKVAEATDASLFTLSLYTGEVRTKRAVSEQDDSSQRLIVEVKDDGEPVQSATVTLSILLEDGVTVSEPVLELRHKASEAGKKGGRITLYLILALASVSVLSLLTLFILAVKCMRSSASGATCCVRRTHCHEDKKPNRNLHIQLNSDGPIKYVEVLGGDVMSQSHSFRSCMSPMSEYSDFTLVKPSSTTDFKEVISVLDASLPDSTWTFESQQQKPPNNDWRFNQGPRPGPSGPHMPYGTQIRWTPQSGTRAAGGPEVAMGTGPWPQPPTEAEQLQALMAAANVSEATGTLGPGTMGLSTRYSPQFTLQHVPDYRQNVYIPGSTATLTSNPQQQQQQQAMAQQAGQQALPPPQPGQPEPPKAAQTPASKKKSTKKEKK, from the exons atgaaGGAGGTTGAGGATGGTAAATTAGTCCCCGAGTTAGTGTTAGAAAAAACACTGGATCGAGAGAGAAAATCTTCTCATCAGCTCTTACTGACTGCTTTAGACGGAGGGAATCCAGTAATGTCTGGTACTGCACAAATTACTGTTACAGTGCTTGACAACAATGACAATTTCCCCGTTTTTGACAAAAATTTATATAAAGCGTATTTACTAGAAAATATAGCAAAAGATACATTTATACTTAAATTGACAGCGACTGATGCAGACGAGGGACAAAACGGAGaggtagaatatttttttagcaaACGCACACCTGATTCTGTGTTgtctgtttttaaattaaattcacaaacgggtgaaatatttttaaaaggagacTTGGATTatgaaaaaattgcattttacaaAATTGAAGTGACTGCTAAAGACAAAGGGATGCCTGAAATGGAGAGTCACTGTCGAGTGCAGATTGATGTTATTGATATTAATGATAATACTCCTGAAATTATCCTCACCTCAGAACCGCAGCCGGTCCGGGAGGATGCACCAAGTGGATCTGTCGTGGCTCTGCTTACATCACGTGATGCAGACTCCGGTAATAATAGCAAAGTTACACTGCAGTTACCTAAAGGCTCCCCTTTTATTCTTAAACCGTCTTTTTCTAATAATTATGCGCTGGTCACCAGTGGTGCTTTAGACCGAGAGAGGGTGTCTGAGTATAATATTGAAATAACAGCCACCGATTCAggctctcctcctctctctagTAAGAAAATGATCGCTGTCAGCATCACTGATGTTAATGACAACCCTCCTGTATTTTCACAAAGCTCGTATAATGTTTATTTGAAAGAGAATGGAGTAGCAGGCTCTATACTGTACTCGGTGTCAGCAAGTGACCTGGATGCTGGTGAAAACGCCAAAGTGTCTTATTCTATTGTGGACTCTAAAGTGCACGACGTGTCCGTGTCGTCGTACGTTTACGTAAATTCTGAGAACGGCAGCATCTACAGCATGCACTCGTTCGATTACGAGAAAGTCAAAGTGTTCGAGGTTCAGGTTGAGGCCAAGGACCAGGGCTCTCCGTCTCTCAGCAGCAACGCCAGCGTCCATGTTTTCATCCTGGACCAGAACGACAACGCCCCCGCTGTCATATACCCCTCCCCCCACGCCGCCTCCCACCTGAGGGTGCCCCGCTCGGCCAAGGCGGGCTACCTGCTCTCCAAGGTGACGGCCGTGGACGCCGACTCGGGCCACAACGCGTGGATCTCGTACAAAGTGGCGGAGGCCACGGACGCCTCTCTGTTTACGCTCAGTTTGTACACAGGGGAGGTGAGGACTAAACGTGCCGTGTCCGAGCAAGACGACTCCTCTCAGAGGCTGATCGTAGAGGTCAAGGACGACGGGGAACCGGTCCAGTCGGCCACCGTCACGCTGTCCATCCTGCTGGAGGACGGCGTGACTGTGAGCGAGCCCGTGTTGGAGCTGAGACACAAGGCGTCCGAGGCCGGCAAGAAAGGCGGCAGAATCACGCTTTATTTGATTTTGGCTCTGGCCTCGGTGTCCGTGCTGTCTCTGCTCACTTTGTTCATCTTGGCCGTCAAATGCATGAGGAGCAGCGCGAGTGGCGCCACTTGCTGCGTCAGACGGACACACTGCCATGAGGACAAGAAGCCCAACAGAAATCTGCACATTCAGCTCAACAGCGATGGACCCATCAAGTACGTGGAGGTTCTGGGAGGTGACGTCATGTCTCAGAGTCACTCCTTCAGGTCGTGCATGTCTCCCATGTCAGAGTACAgtgatttcactttggtcaagcCCAGCAGCACCACTGACTTTAAGGAGGTCATCAGTGTCCTGGATGCCTCTTTGCCTGACAGCACCTGGACCTTTGAGAGCCAGCAG CAAAAGCCCCCCAACAATGACTGGCGTTTTAACCAGGGACCAAGACCAGGACCCAGCGG TCCCCACATGCCATACGGTACACAAATAAGATGGACGCCGCAGAGTGGGACAAG GGCTGCCGGAGGACCCGAGGTTGCCATGGGAACCGGCCCCTGGCCCCAACCCCCAACTGAAGCTGAGCAGCTCCAAGCCCTGATGGCTGCGGCTAATG TGAGCGAGGCAACCGGCACCCTGGGACCCGGCACGATGGGCCTGAGCACCCGCTACAGCCCCCAGTTCACCCTGCAGCACGTGCCTGACTACCGGCAGAACGTCTACATCCCGGGCAGCACGGCCACGCTGACCTCCAAcccccagcagcagcagcagcagcaggccaTGGCCCAGCAGGCCGGCCAGCAGGCCCTGCCCCCGCCCCAGCCGGGCCAGCCCGAACCCCCGAAAGCCGCCCAGACCCCCGCCTCCAAGAAGAAGTCCaccaagaaggagaagaagtag
- the LOC144058703 gene encoding protocadherin gamma-C5-like isoform X3, which yields MTKTIGCRDWRWQVLLWHFLLMWTTVDAQTRYSIPEELKRGSVVGNLAKDLSLGLSEIFERKLRVASEAGKQYFSVDAGKGELLVNDRIDREALCGQSATCVLPLQVVVENPLQLHRIEVEIRDINDNSPHFPTQEINLKIPESVAVGTRFPLESAEDPDAGGNSLKSYTLMKNEYFSLKFKNEKNGLTAPELVLEKSLDRENVSIHQLLLTALDGGNLIKSGTCKIIIDVLDINDNVPIFDKKEYRVSLKENSTKGTFVLSVKATDIDEGDNSEIKYYFGSRATEVVLSTFEINEQTGHIVLKGELDYEAFSSYLIDITAKDKGVPVMEGHCRLLLDIEDINDNAPEIVLTSKPSPVREDAARGTVVALISAKDIDSGNNSKVTLQLPNGSPFSLKPSFSNNYALVTSGALDRESVSEYNIEITATDAGSPPLSSKKMIVVSITDVNDNPPVFSQNSYNVYLKENGVAGSILYSVSASDLDAGENAKVSYSIVDSKVYDVSVSSYVYVNSENGSIYSMHSFDYEKVKVFEVQVEAKDQGSPSLSSNASVHVFILDQNDNAPAVIYPSPHAASHLRVPRSAKAGYLLSKVTAVDADSGHNAWISYKVAEATDASLFTLNLYTGEVRTKRAVSEHDDSSQRLIVEVKDDGEPVQSATVTLSILLEDGVTVSDPVLELRHKASEAGKKGGRITLYLILALASVSVLSLLTLLILAVKCMRSSASGATCCVRRTHCHEDKKPNRNLHIQLNSDGPIKYVEVLGGDVMSQSHSFRSCMSPMSEYSDFTLVKPSSTTDFKEVISVLDASLPDSTWTFESQQQKPPNNDWRFNQGPRPGPSGPHMPYGTQIRWTPQSGTRAAGGPEVAMGTGPWPQPPTEAEQLQALMAAANVSEATGTLGPGTMGLSTRYSPQFTLQHVPDYRQNVYIPGSTATLTSNPQQQQQQQAMAQQAGQQALPPPQPGQPEPPKAAQTPASKKKSTKKEKK from the exons ATGACAAAGACAATAGGATGTCGGGACTGGCGATGGCAGGTTCTTTTGTGGCATTTTCTATTGATGTGGACTACAGTGGATGCTCAGACTCGTTACAGCATCCCAGAGGAGCTCAAACGGGGTTCCGTGGTGGGAAATTTGGCCAAAGATCTGTCTTTGGGGCTTTCTGAGATATTTGAGCGCAAGCTGCGTGTCGCCTCTGAGGCTGGTAAGCAGTATTTCAGCGTGGATGCGGGGAAGGGCGAGCTGCTGGTCAACGACAGAATAGACAGAGAGGCTTTGTGCGGACAAAGCGCCACCTGCGTGCTGCCTCTGCAGGTTGTTGTGGAAAATCCGTTGCAATTGCATCGAATTGAAGTGGAAATAAGAGACATTAACGACAATTCCCCTCATTTTCCAACACAAGAAATAAACCTTAAAATACCAGAATCCGTTGCAGTAGGTACACGTTTTCCTCTAGAAAGTGCAGAGGACCCTGATGCTGGTGGAAATTCTTTGAAAAGCTACACTCTAATGAAAAAcgaatatttttctttaaaatttaaaaacgaaaagaaTGGTCTGACTGCCCCAGAATTGGTGTTAGAAAAATCACTGGACCGGGAAAATGTGTCCATTCATCAGCTGCTGTTAACAGCACTGGATGGAGGTAACCTTATTAAATCTGGAACATGCAAAATTATAATTGACGTGCTAGATATTAACGACAATGTTCCcatatttgacaaaaaagagTACAGAGtatcattaaaagaaaatagtACAAAAGGAACATTTGTGTTAAGCGTTAAAGCAACAGATATTGATGAGGGTGATAATagtgaaattaaatattattttgggtCTCGCGCAACAGAAGTTGTTTTATCAACATTTGAAATTAATGAACAAACAGGACACATTGTTTTAAAAGGAGAATTAGATTATGAGGCATTTTCATCTTATCTAATTGATATAACTGCAAAAGACAAAGGTGTACCTGTAATGGAAGGTCATTGTCGCCTGCTGCTTGATATAGAAGACATAAATGATAATGCTCCAGAAATTGTTCTGACTTCCAAACCGAGTCCTGTACGAGAAGATGCTGCACGTGGCACAGTGGTGGCTTTAATTAGTGCCAAAGACATAGACTCGGGTAATAATAGCAAAGTTACACTGCAGCTACCTAATGGGTCACCATTTTCACTTAAACCATCTTTTTCTAATAATTATGCGCTGGTCACCAGTGGTGCTTTAGACCGCGAGAGTGTGTCTGAATATAATATTGAGATAACAGCCACTGATGCAggctctcctcctctctctagTAAGAAAATGATAGTTGTCAGCATCACTGATGTCAATGACAACCCTCCTGTATTCTCTCAAAACTCgtataatgtttatttaaaagagAATGGAGTAGCAGGCTCTATACTGTACTCGGTGTCTGCAAGTGACCTGGATGCTGGTGAAAACGCCAAAGTGTCTTATTCTATTGTGGACTCTAAAGTGTATGACGTGTCCGTGTCGTCGTACGTTTACGTGAATTCTGAGAACGGCAGCATCTACAGCATGCACTCGTTCGACTACGAGAAAGTGAAAGTGTTCGAGGTTCAGGTTGAGGCCAAGGACCAGGGCTCTCCGTCTCTCAGCAGCAACGCCAGCGTCCATGTTTTCATCCTGGACCAGAACGACAACGCCCCCGCTGTCATATACCCCTCCCCCCATGCCGCCTCCCACCTGAGGGTGCCCCGCTCGGCCAAGGCGGGCTACCTGCTCTCCAAGGTGACGGCCGTGGACGCCGACTCGGGCCACAACGCGTGGATCTCGTACAAAGTGGCGGAGGCCACGGACGCCTCTCTGTTTACGCTCAATTTGTACACAGGGGAGGTGAGGACTAAACGTGCCGTGTCCGAGCACGACGACTCCTCTCAGAGGCTGATCGTAGAGGTCAAGGACGACGGGGAACCGGTCCAGTCGGCCACCGTCACGCTGTCCATCCTGCTGGAGGACGGCGTGACTGTGAGTGATCCCGTGTTGGAGCTGAGACACAAGGCGTCCGAGGCCGGCAAGAAAGGCGGCAGAATCACGCTTTATTTGATTTTAGCTCTGGCCTCGGTGTCCGTGCTGTCTCTGCTCACTTTGCTCATCTTGGCCGTCAAATGCATGAGGAGCAGCGCGAGTGGCGCCACTTGCTGCGTTAGGCGGACACACTGCCATGAGGACAAGAAACCCAACAGAAATCTGCACATTCAGCTTAACAGCGATGGACCCATCAAGTACGTGGAGGTTCTGGGAGGTGACGTCATGTCTCAGAGTCACTCCTTCAGGTCGTGCATGTCTCCCATGTCAGAGTACAgtgatttcactttggtcaagcCAAGCAGCACCACTGACTTTAAGGAGGTCATCAGCGTCCTTGATGCCTCTTTACCTGACAGCACTTGGACCTTTGAGAGCCAGCAG CAAAAGCCCCCCAACAATGACTGGCGTTTTAACCAGGGACCAAGACCAGGACCCAGCGG TCCCCACATGCCATACGGTACACAAATAAGATGGACGCCGCAGAGTGGGACAAG GGCTGCCGGAGGACCCGAGGTTGCCATGGGAACCGGCCCCTGGCCCCAACCCCCAACTGAAGCTGAGCAGCTCCAAGCCCTGATGGCTGCGGCTAATG TGAGCGAGGCAACCGGCACCCTGGGACCCGGCACGATGGGCCTGAGCACCCGCTACAGCCCCCAGTTCACCCTGCAGCACGTGCCTGACTACCGGCAGAACGTCTACATCCCGGGCAGCACGGCCACGCTGACCTCCAAcccccagcagcagcagcagcagcaggccaTGGCCCAGCAGGCCGGCCAGCAGGCCCTGCCCCCGCCCCAGCCGGGCCAGCCCGAACCCCCGAAAGCCGCCCAGACCCCCGCCTCCAAGAAGAAGTCCaccaagaaggagaagaagtag
- the LOC144058703 gene encoding protocadherin gamma-C5-like isoform X16 has translation MTKTIGCRDWRWQVLLWHFLLMWTTVDAQTRYSIPEELKRGSVVGNLAKDLSLGLSEIFERKLRVASEAGKQYFSVDAGKGELLVNDRIDREALCGQSATCVLPLQVVVENPLQLHRIEVEIRDINDNSPHFPTQEINLKIPESVAVGTRFPLESAEDPDAGGNSLKSYTLMKNEYFSLKFKNEKNGLTAPELVLEKSLDRENVSIHQLLLTALDGGNLIKSGTCKIIIDVLDINDNVPIFDKKEYRVSLKENSTKGTFVLSVKATDIDEGDNSEIKYYFGSRATEVVLSTFEINEQTGHIVLKGELDYEAFSSYLIDITAKDKGVPVMEGHCRLLLDIEDINDNAPEIVLTSKPSPVREDAARGTVVALISAKDIDSGNNSKVTLQLPNGSPFSLKPSFSNNYALVTSGALDRESVSEYNIEITATDAGSPPLSSKKMIVVSITDVNDNPPVFSQNSYNVYLKENGVAGSILYSVSASDLDAGENAKVSYSIVDSKVYDVSVSSYVYVNSENGSIYSMHSFDYEKVKVFEVQVEAKDQGSPSLSSNASVHVFILDQNDNAPAVIYPSPHAASHLRVPRSAKAGYLLSKVTAVDADSGHNAWISYKVAEATDASLFTLNLYTGEVRTKRAVSEHDDSSQRLIVEVKDDGEPVQSATVTLSILLEDGVTVSDPVLELRHKASEAGKKGGRITLYLILALASVSVLSLLTLLILAVKCMRSSASGATCCVRRTHCHEDKKPNRNLHIQLNSDGPIKYVEVLGGDVMSQSHSFRSCMSPMSEYSDFTLVKPSSTTDFKEVISVLDASLPDSTWTFESQQQKPPNNDWRFNQGPRPGPSGAAGGPEVAMGTGPWPQPPTEAEQLQALMAAANVSEATGTLGPGTMGLSTRYSPQFTLQHVPDYRQNVYIPGSTATLTSNPQQQQQQQAMAQQAGQQALPPPQPGQPEPPKAAQTPASKKKSTKKEKK, from the exons ATGACAAAGACAATAGGATGTCGGGACTGGCGATGGCAGGTTCTTTTGTGGCATTTTCTATTGATGTGGACTACAGTGGATGCTCAGACTCGTTACAGCATCCCAGAGGAGCTCAAACGGGGTTCCGTGGTGGGAAATTTGGCCAAAGATCTGTCTTTGGGGCTTTCTGAGATATTTGAGCGCAAGCTGCGTGTCGCCTCTGAGGCTGGTAAGCAGTATTTCAGCGTGGATGCGGGGAAGGGCGAGCTGCTGGTCAACGACAGAATAGACAGAGAGGCTTTGTGCGGACAAAGCGCCACCTGCGTGCTGCCTCTGCAGGTTGTTGTGGAAAATCCGTTGCAATTGCATCGAATTGAAGTGGAAATAAGAGACATTAACGACAATTCCCCTCATTTTCCAACACAAGAAATAAACCTTAAAATACCAGAATCCGTTGCAGTAGGTACACGTTTTCCTCTAGAAAGTGCAGAGGACCCTGATGCTGGTGGAAATTCTTTGAAAAGCTACACTCTAATGAAAAAcgaatatttttctttaaaatttaaaaacgaaaagaaTGGTCTGACTGCCCCAGAATTGGTGTTAGAAAAATCACTGGACCGGGAAAATGTGTCCATTCATCAGCTGCTGTTAACAGCACTGGATGGAGGTAACCTTATTAAATCTGGAACATGCAAAATTATAATTGACGTGCTAGATATTAACGACAATGTTCCcatatttgacaaaaaagagTACAGAGtatcattaaaagaaaatagtACAAAAGGAACATTTGTGTTAAGCGTTAAAGCAACAGATATTGATGAGGGTGATAATagtgaaattaaatattattttgggtCTCGCGCAACAGAAGTTGTTTTATCAACATTTGAAATTAATGAACAAACAGGACACATTGTTTTAAAAGGAGAATTAGATTATGAGGCATTTTCATCTTATCTAATTGATATAACTGCAAAAGACAAAGGTGTACCTGTAATGGAAGGTCATTGTCGCCTGCTGCTTGATATAGAAGACATAAATGATAATGCTCCAGAAATTGTTCTGACTTCCAAACCGAGTCCTGTACGAGAAGATGCTGCACGTGGCACAGTGGTGGCTTTAATTAGTGCCAAAGACATAGACTCGGGTAATAATAGCAAAGTTACACTGCAGCTACCTAATGGGTCACCATTTTCACTTAAACCATCTTTTTCTAATAATTATGCGCTGGTCACCAGTGGTGCTTTAGACCGCGAGAGTGTGTCTGAATATAATATTGAGATAACAGCCACTGATGCAggctctcctcctctctctagTAAGAAAATGATAGTTGTCAGCATCACTGATGTCAATGACAACCCTCCTGTATTCTCTCAAAACTCgtataatgtttatttaaaagagAATGGAGTAGCAGGCTCTATACTGTACTCGGTGTCTGCAAGTGACCTGGATGCTGGTGAAAACGCCAAAGTGTCTTATTCTATTGTGGACTCTAAAGTGTATGACGTGTCCGTGTCGTCGTACGTTTACGTGAATTCTGAGAACGGCAGCATCTACAGCATGCACTCGTTCGACTACGAGAAAGTGAAAGTGTTCGAGGTTCAGGTTGAGGCCAAGGACCAGGGCTCTCCGTCTCTCAGCAGCAACGCCAGCGTCCATGTTTTCATCCTGGACCAGAACGACAACGCCCCCGCTGTCATATACCCCTCCCCCCATGCCGCCTCCCACCTGAGGGTGCCCCGCTCGGCCAAGGCGGGCTACCTGCTCTCCAAGGTGACGGCCGTGGACGCCGACTCGGGCCACAACGCGTGGATCTCGTACAAAGTGGCGGAGGCCACGGACGCCTCTCTGTTTACGCTCAATTTGTACACAGGGGAGGTGAGGACTAAACGTGCCGTGTCCGAGCACGACGACTCCTCTCAGAGGCTGATCGTAGAGGTCAAGGACGACGGGGAACCGGTCCAGTCGGCCACCGTCACGCTGTCCATCCTGCTGGAGGACGGCGTGACTGTGAGTGATCCCGTGTTGGAGCTGAGACACAAGGCGTCCGAGGCCGGCAAGAAAGGCGGCAGAATCACGCTTTATTTGATTTTAGCTCTGGCCTCGGTGTCCGTGCTGTCTCTGCTCACTTTGCTCATCTTGGCCGTCAAATGCATGAGGAGCAGCGCGAGTGGCGCCACTTGCTGCGTTAGGCGGACACACTGCCATGAGGACAAGAAACCCAACAGAAATCTGCACATTCAGCTTAACAGCGATGGACCCATCAAGTACGTGGAGGTTCTGGGAGGTGACGTCATGTCTCAGAGTCACTCCTTCAGGTCGTGCATGTCTCCCATGTCAGAGTACAgtgatttcactttggtcaagcCAAGCAGCACCACTGACTTTAAGGAGGTCATCAGCGTCCTTGATGCCTCTTTACCTGACAGCACTTGGACCTTTGAGAGCCAGCAG CAAAAGCCCCCCAACAATGACTGGCGTTTTAACCAGGGACCAAGACCAGGACCCAGCGG GGCTGCCGGAGGACCCGAGGTTGCCATGGGAACCGGCCCCTGGCCCCAACCCCCAACTGAAGCTGAGCAGCTCCAAGCCCTGATGGCTGCGGCTAATG TGAGCGAGGCAACCGGCACCCTGGGACCCGGCACGATGGGCCTGAGCACCCGCTACAGCCCCCAGTTCACCCTGCAGCACGTGCCTGACTACCGGCAGAACGTCTACATCCCGGGCAGCACGGCCACGCTGACCTCCAAcccccagcagcagcagcagcagcaggccaTGGCCCAGCAGGCCGGCCAGCAGGCCCTGCCCCCGCCCCAGCCGGGCCAGCCCGAACCCCCGAAAGCCGCCCAGACCCCCGCCTCCAAGAAGAAGTCCaccaagaaggagaagaagtag